The genomic interval GCTGAAATCAATGGGATGCGGTGAATTGTTTACACCTGGCGCAACCACCATCGAAATAATTAAATACATAAAAAATTGGTTCAACGAAAATAAAGCTGCAAATTGAAAAAAGTTGATTCTTCTCGCTATGCCCAATTTGTTAATTATTTGATTATTTTTTTACTCATCAATGCACCGGCATATCCATCAGTCATTGAAGATACGGTGTCTAATCACATAATTAAAATTTTAAAGGATAAAAAGGGGAATCAATTTCTGGTTTCAGATTTGCGGGGCAAGAAAATCTACTCAAAGTATTTTTCAAATCCATCGATCTATTTTTATGATTTAGATGGCGACGCCGCTGATGAAACAGTAATTGTCGATTCGATCCCAAATTCTACTTCGTTCAATTATTCAATCTATGTTTACAGCTTTGAACCGGAATTTGAATTTTGCGACTCGATGGTAATTGGCAGAAACTTGCCTGAGTTTTATGATTTCGATTCAGATTTAGGATATTTCATTAAGATTTACGACAGCAGATTCGAAAATGTTTTTGGTTCAACTTTAAGGATTCTGCCAATTCAATTCTATACTCTCGTTGATAAAGTACTAATACCCGACAATGAATTTTCTTTTGAAGAGTACGAGAGCGAATTAGACAATCTATTAATCCTGCTCGATGAAGTAAAGCGAGGATTCAGCTGCAGCGATTTAGAAGCGAAGAAAGATATTCAAAAAATTATTTCGGTAATTTATGCTGATTTAATTTATATGGATTCCAAACTTTCACTTGAAAATTTTATCAAACAAAATTATCCGTGCAGTGATATTGAATCGTTATTGGAAATATTAAAACAGTTTTTCGAATAGAGTCTGTCAAACCATTGGAGCAAAATGAAAATAAATTGGAATAAATATCTTAACTATGATGTAAACGTAACTTTGCACGAAAATTACGGAATAGTTCAATCCGAAAAGATGGAAAATCCTTTTTATGAAATTGTCTTTAAGACTGGGAAACTGATCGAAGTTTTCGAAGATGGATTGATGCTTCTGGCGAAGTATCAGGATAGAGATATAGAGATTTTTATTCCCTATCCAAGCATCAAATGTGTTGAAATCATTCATCCCGAAAAAAAGAAAGAGTAACTATATTGCCACTGACTAAACTTGAAAAGAAAAAATTAGGATCGAGGACGGCAAAAGGTGGATTTTCCAATGAAGGAATGATTTGTAAAAAGTTTAACAATTGGAAAAGAGATATCAATACTCAAGTCTGGCTCAAAACTATGGGTTATGATTTAGAAAAGATTAATTCCGTTTTGGCGATTCGTATTCCGACTAGAATCAAAAAAGATGAAATTGAAAAATTTAATATTTCAGAAACAGAGTATTATGATTTTGTCAGATTCAAGAAAGCAGATGCTCAGGTTCGAATTATTATAACAATTGGAAATATCATAAAAATTGAAAATATATCACTAAAAAAAGCAAATAAAGATGCTAATTATAATCAAATTGATAAAAGGTCAGTGGATTCATATCAAGAAATGTGGAAATTCGATGATGAAATTTCCTTATGGCTGAAACTTTTTACAGGTGAAATTTTACCACGAAAGTACAAGTACTTGATTGGGAAAATTAAATTAAGAGATAAACGAAAAGTGTATATGGATGAAATGCCGTTAAGAATTCAACAAAAAATACTTTCATTTTTTAATGAAAATAGAATTATTGTTCTTACTGATATCCTCAAAGGACGGGGGGGATTATCTGCTAATTGGATTCTCGTGTCAAGATACAATAGAATAAAAAAAACAAGAAGTTGGATTTTGAAGGATATAAATACAACAATGAATTTTTATGGAAAGGGCGATGTTGTACTCTCTTCAAAAGGGAATTTATACATTGGTAAAATTACAATGCAAAGAAAGGGAGGTACACCTGACCCGACTAAATTGCAATTCAAATTTAAGCCTTGTGAACTATTTGAAATAGAGAATGATTGAATTAAATAAAGTAATCTTAGGTGATTGCATCGAGGTAATGTCGAGTTTACCCGACAGTTCAGTGGATTTAGTTTTTGCCGATCCTCCGTTTAACATTGGTATCAAGTACGATAATTATGATGATAAAAAAAACTACGATCATTACTACTCTTGGTCTGAGGAATGGATCAAAGAGACTTATAGAATTTTAAAAAAATCTGGCTCAATTTACATTGCAATAGGAGATGAATTCGCGGCTGAAATAAATTTAATTTTGAAGAGAATCGGATTTAAATTTAGAAACTGGATTGTGTGG from Ignavibacteria bacterium carries:
- a CDS encoding type II restriction endonuclease — encoded protein: MPLTKLEKKKLGSRTAKGGFSNEGMICKKFNNWKRDINTQVWLKTMGYDLEKINSVLAIRIPTRIKKDEIEKFNISETEYYDFVRFKKADAQVRIIITIGNIIKIENISLKKANKDANYNQIDKRSVDSYQEMWKFDDEISLWLKLFTGEILPRKYKYLIGKIKLRDKRKVYMDEMPLRIQQKILSFFNENRIIVLTDILKGRGGLSANWILVSRYNRIKKTRSWILKDINTTMNFYGKGDVVLSSKGNLYIGKITMQRKGGTPDPTKLQFKFKPCELFEIEND